In Nocardioides marinus, one DNA window encodes the following:
- a CDS encoding PhoH family protein: MSPTAGSTRKKKAQAPLVRTYVLDTSVLLSDPGALRRFAEHEVVLPVVVITELEGKRHHPELGYFARTALRLLDELRVTHGRLDNPVPVGEEGGSLRVELNHTDPTALPSGFRLGDNDTRILAVAKNLADEGAAVTLVSKDLPLRIKASAVGLDAQEYRGETTSESDPGYSGMAELDVLATDLDELYDDGVIDLVEARDMPCHQGLVLLSDRGTALARVGADKRVHLVRGDREAFGLHGRSAEQRIALEHLLDPEVGIVSLGGRAGTGKSAMALCAGLEAVMERRQHKKVVVFRPLFAVGGQELGYLPGSESEKMSPWAQAVFDTLGAMTSRDVIDEVLDRGMLEVLPLTHIRGRSLHDSFVIVDEAQSLERNVLLTVLSRIGANSKVVLTHDIAQRDNLRVGRHDGVVAVIEKLKGHPLFAHVTLTRSERSPIAALVTEMLEHMTV; the protein is encoded by the coding sequence CTGTCCCCCACCGCTGGCTCCACCCGGAAGAAGAAGGCCCAGGCTCCACTGGTGCGCACCTACGTGCTCGACACCAGCGTCCTGCTCTCCGACCCCGGCGCTCTGCGCCGCTTCGCCGAGCACGAGGTCGTCCTCCCCGTCGTGGTGATCACCGAGCTGGAGGGCAAGCGGCACCACCCGGAGCTGGGCTACTTCGCCCGCACCGCCCTGCGTCTGCTCGACGAGCTGCGCGTCACCCACGGCCGGCTGGACAACCCGGTGCCCGTGGGCGAGGAGGGCGGCAGCCTCCGGGTCGAGCTCAACCACACCGACCCGACGGCGCTGCCGTCGGGCTTCCGGCTCGGCGACAACGACACCCGCATCCTCGCGGTCGCCAAGAACCTCGCCGACGAGGGCGCCGCGGTCACGCTGGTCTCCAAGGACCTCCCGCTGCGGATCAAGGCCTCCGCGGTCGGCCTCGACGCCCAGGAGTACCGCGGCGAGACGACCTCCGAGTCCGACCCCGGCTACTCCGGGATGGCCGAGCTGGACGTCCTCGCCACCGACCTCGACGAGCTGTACGACGACGGGGTCATCGACCTGGTCGAGGCCCGTGACATGCCCTGCCACCAAGGCCTCGTGCTGCTCTCGGACCGCGGGACGGCGCTGGCCCGGGTGGGTGCCGACAAGCGCGTCCACCTGGTCCGCGGCGACCGGGAGGCCTTCGGCCTGCACGGCCGCTCAGCGGAGCAGCGGATCGCGCTCGAGCACCTGCTCGACCCCGAGGTCGGCATCGTCTCCCTCGGCGGCCGCGCCGGCACCGGCAAGTCCGCGATGGCGCTGTGCGCGGGACTGGAGGCGGTGATGGAGCGTCGGCAGCACAAGAAGGTCGTGGTGTTCCGTCCGCTCTTCGCCGTCGGTGGTCAGGAGCTCGGCTACCTGCCCGGCTCGGAGTCGGAGAAGATGTCGCCCTGGGCGCAGGCCGTCTTCGACACCCTCGGTGCGATGACCTCGCGCGACGTCATCGACGAGGTGCTGGACCGAGGCATGCTCGAGGTCCTGCCGCTGACCCACATCCGCGGTCGGTCGCTGCACGACTCCTTCGTGATCGTCGACGAGGCGCAGAGCCTGGAGCGCAACGTGCTGCTCACGGTGCTCTCGCGCATCGGCGCCAACTCCAAGGTCGTGCTCACCCACGACATCGCGCAGCGCGACAACCTGCGGGTCGGGCGCCACGACGGTGTCGTCGCGGTCATCGAGAAGCTCAAGGGGCACCCGCTCTTCGCCCACGTCACGCTCACGCGCTCCGAGCGGTCGCCGATCGCGGCGCTGGTGACCGAGATGCTGGAGCACA
- a CDS encoding isoprenyl transferase has protein sequence MADWKRGLRRVLYPAYEARLVRRLPESLPRHVGVMLDGNRRWARAVGRDTAHGHRAGAANIEPLLGWCDEIGIEVVTLWLLSTDNLNRPAGELEPLLAIIADAVDSLADQRRWRLNPVGALDLLPAVTAERLKAAAEATRDVDGMLVNVAVAYGGRREIADAVRSLLTSAAAEGMTLEQVAAEVDVDAISEHLYTRGQPDPDLVIRTSGEQRLGGFLLWQSEKSEFYFCEAYWPDFRRVDFLRAVRAYALRERRFGT, from the coding sequence GTGGCGGACTGGAAGCGCGGGCTCCGAAGGGTGCTCTACCCGGCGTACGAGGCACGGCTCGTGCGGCGACTCCCCGAGAGCCTGCCGCGGCACGTCGGGGTGATGCTCGACGGCAACCGCCGCTGGGCCAGGGCCGTCGGTCGCGACACCGCCCACGGCCACCGAGCCGGCGCGGCCAACATCGAGCCGCTGCTCGGCTGGTGCGACGAGATCGGGATCGAGGTCGTCACCTTGTGGCTGCTCTCGACCGACAACCTCAACCGACCCGCGGGTGAGCTCGAGCCGCTGCTCGCGATCATCGCCGACGCCGTGGACTCCCTGGCCGACCAGCGGCGCTGGCGGCTGAACCCGGTGGGCGCGCTGGACCTGCTGCCGGCGGTCACCGCGGAGCGTCTCAAGGCCGCGGCCGAGGCGACCCGCGACGTGGACGGGATGCTGGTCAACGTCGCCGTGGCCTACGGCGGCCGCCGCGAGATCGCCGACGCGGTCCGCTCGTTGCTGACCAGCGCCGCTGCGGAGGGGATGACGCTCGAGCAGGTGGCCGCCGAGGTCGACGTCGACGCCATCTCCGAGCACCTCTACACCAGGGGCCAGCCCGACCCCGACCTCGTGATCCGCACCAGCGGGGAGCAGCGGCTCGGTGGGTTCCTGCTCTGGCAGAGCGAGAAGTCGGAGTTCTACTTCTGCGAGGCCTACTGGCCCGACTTCCGCCGCGTGGACTTCCTGCGAGCCGTGCGCGCCTACGCCCTGCGCGAGCGTCGGTTCGGCACCTGA
- the trhA gene encoding PAQR family membrane homeostasis protein TrhA has product MNQHVPDAVRARVDSLHDSVTEHWDELRAELREIKPKLRGWLHLATAPLTLAAGIVLVALSPTAGTRIGSALFAGSALILFTVSAIYHTGTWSPRTWAFLRRFDHSNIFLLIAGSYTPFALILLEGTQQVVLLSVVWTGAVLGVGFRVLWTDAPRWLYTPIYIALGWAAVFFIPGFFRGATALGDGVGIAVFTLVVAGGALYTLGGVVYGFKRPNPWPRWFGFHEVFHTFTILAFVSHYVGVSLATYALR; this is encoded by the coding sequence ATGAACCAGCACGTTCCCGATGCCGTCCGCGCGAGGGTGGACTCCCTCCACGACTCGGTCACCGAGCACTGGGACGAGCTGCGCGCGGAGCTGCGCGAGATCAAGCCCAAGCTGCGCGGCTGGCTGCACTTGGCCACCGCACCGCTCACACTGGCCGCCGGCATCGTGCTGGTCGCGCTCTCCCCCACCGCTGGGACCCGCATCGGCTCGGCGCTGTTCGCGGGCAGCGCACTCATCCTCTTCACCGTCTCCGCGATCTACCACACCGGCACGTGGTCACCGCGGACGTGGGCGTTCCTGCGTCGCTTCGACCACTCCAACATCTTCCTGCTCATCGCCGGCTCCTACACGCCCTTCGCGCTCATCCTGCTCGAGGGCACCCAGCAGGTCGTCCTGCTCTCGGTCGTGTGGACCGGTGCCGTGCTCGGCGTGGGCTTCCGCGTCCTGTGGACCGACGCGCCGCGCTGGCTCTACACCCCGATCTACATCGCGCTCGGCTGGGCAGCGGTCTTCTTCATCCCCGGCTTCTTCCGCGGCGCGACCGCGCTCGGTGACGGCGTGGGCATCGCGGTCTTCACCCTGGTCGTCGCCGGCGGCGCGCTCTACACCCTCGGTGGCGTCGTCTACGGCTTCAAGCGGCCCAACCCGTGGCCGCGCTGGTTCGGCTTCCACGAGGTGTTCCACACCTTCACCATCCTGGCGTTCGTCAGCCACTACGTCGGGGTCTCGCTGGCGACCTACGCCCTGCGGTGA
- a CDS encoding DUF1353 domain-containing protein, whose amino-acid sequence MGTTVRAEPLRFYDGGAGEEPPRRDRPPRIVLERRLSGEQERFVMLRRVGYADRHLGELLVPADPARFTTDLTSVPTVFAWLVPRTGRHLPAALVHDALVAHTGEPAYVSRGGRVDRVEADRVFRDAMADTGTGVVRRWLAWSAVTLATIVVAPGAQLPWGPAVGWWRRGVAVGSLLLIGWLGWCASWDLVDRGAWLAVPVPWVPESTLGVELAHGAAGAVVVPLLLGLLWGRFRVAGAVLGVGLALLLHVTVLVAALTLLYRAVEAVATRVPLLAGAVLVGGVAASVVLVLDALV is encoded by the coding sequence ATGGGGACGACGGTGCGGGCCGAGCCACTGCGCTTCTACGACGGGGGAGCGGGCGAGGAGCCGCCCCGGCGCGACCGACCGCCGCGCATCGTCCTGGAGCGCCGGCTCAGCGGCGAGCAGGAGCGCTTCGTGATGCTGCGCCGGGTGGGGTACGCCGACAGGCACCTCGGCGAGCTGCTCGTGCCCGCCGACCCGGCGAGGTTCACCACCGACCTGACCTCGGTGCCCACGGTCTTCGCCTGGCTCGTGCCCCGCACCGGCCGCCACCTGCCGGCCGCCCTGGTCCACGACGCGCTGGTCGCCCACACCGGCGAGCCGGCGTACGTCTCCCGCGGCGGGCGGGTGGACCGGGTCGAGGCGGACCGCGTCTTCCGGGACGCCATGGCCGACACGGGCACCGGCGTGGTGCGCCGGTGGTTGGCGTGGAGTGCGGTCACCCTGGCCACGATCGTCGTCGCGCCCGGGGCGCAGCTGCCGTGGGGCCCCGCCGTGGGCTGGTGGCGGCGCGGTGTCGCGGTGGGCAGCCTGCTGCTGATCGGCTGGCTGGGGTGGTGCGCCAGCTGGGACCTGGTGGACCGAGGGGCGTGGTTGGCGGTGCCGGTCCCGTGGGTGCCCGAGTCCACGCTGGGCGTCGAGCTCGCGCACGGCGCGGCCGGGGCGGTCGTCGTGCCGCTGCTGCTGGGGCTGCTGTGGGGCAGGTTCCGGGTGGCCGGTGCGGTGCTGGGGGTCGGGCTGGCCCTGCTGCTGCACGTGACCGTGCTGGTGGCGGCCCTGACGCTGCTCTACCGGGCGGTCGAGGCGGTCGCGACCCGCGTGCCTCTCCTGGCCGGGGCGGTGCTGGTGGGCGGCGTCGCCGCCTCGGTGGTGCTGGTCCTCGACGCGCTCGTGTGA
- a CDS encoding LacI family DNA-binding transcriptional regulator codes for MTSIHDLARETGVSTATVSRALRGLPRVSEETRAKVMDAALRLGYVPSPHAVGLASGGQTRTVAIVVLFVTRWFFATVVHGAEQVLRERGYDVLLYNIGGDPDARRRVLLTQLVTKRADALIVVGLGPTPEEVLWLSRHGMPVVTLGSRVPEWPSVRVDDDAVARTAVSHLLELGHRRIAYVGQLSDEGLDLATPRARLEGYRATLREAGVELDPSLELEGRFTLEGGHDAGEELMRRTDRPTAVFCASDEMAFGVLYAAREAGVRVPEELSVVGVDDHEMAHYVGLTTVRQPVLQQGRVAARQILQRLQGDDREYGHVNEHVELPTELVLRSSTAPPS; via the coding sequence ATGACCAGCATCCACGACCTCGCCCGCGAGACCGGCGTCTCCACCGCGACGGTCTCGCGCGCCCTGCGCGGGCTCCCGCGGGTCTCCGAGGAGACCCGCGCCAAGGTCATGGATGCCGCGCTGCGGCTGGGCTACGTCCCCTCCCCGCACGCCGTGGGTCTGGCGAGCGGGGGGCAGACCCGCACCGTGGCCATCGTGGTGCTCTTCGTGACCCGCTGGTTCTTCGCCACCGTCGTCCACGGCGCCGAGCAGGTGCTGCGCGAGCGGGGCTACGACGTGCTGCTCTACAACATCGGCGGCGACCCCGACGCACGCCGACGCGTGCTGCTCACGCAGCTGGTCACCAAGCGCGCCGACGCCCTCATCGTCGTCGGGCTGGGCCCCACGCCCGAGGAGGTGCTCTGGCTCTCCCGGCACGGCATGCCGGTCGTCACCCTCGGCTCGCGGGTGCCGGAGTGGCCGTCGGTGCGCGTCGACGACGACGCCGTCGCCCGCACCGCCGTCTCGCACCTGCTCGAGCTCGGGCACCGACGCATCGCCTACGTGGGCCAGCTCAGTGACGAGGGGCTCGACCTCGCCACGCCGCGCGCTCGCCTCGAGGGCTACCGCGCCACGCTGCGGGAGGCGGGCGTCGAGCTCGATCCCAGCCTGGAGCTGGAGGGGCGGTTCACCCTCGAGGGCGGGCACGACGCCGGCGAGGAGCTGATGCGGCGTACCGACCGGCCGACGGCGGTGTTCTGCGCCAGTGACGAGATGGCCTTCGGCGTCCTCTACGCCGCCCGCGAGGCCGGGGTGCGGGTGCCGGAGGAGCTGTCGGTGGTCGGCGTCGACGACCACGAGATGGCCCACTACGTCGGGCTGACCACCGTGCGCCAACCGGTGCTGCAGCAGGGCCGGGTCGCCGCCCGGCAGATCCTGCAGCGGTTGCAGGGCGACGACCGGGAGTACGGCCACGTCAACGAGCACGTCGAGCTCCCCACCGAGCTGGTGCTGCGCAGCTCCACCGCACCGCCGTCCTGA